In Thermomonas carbonis, a single genomic region encodes these proteins:
- a CDS encoding TonB-dependent receptor family protein translates to MKPRTNGARNSRCALLCGLVPSLLACTATASGQDRAELGDQAKTLDAVVVTARLDRVPAFEVPASITTVEIEGRSGFNLGLPKQLGRVAGVSARDRQNFAQDMQLSIRGFGARATFGVRGIRLYADGIPATMPDGQGQVSHFSLLGGGSIEVLRGPFSALHGNSSGGVVQWRSAEPTPEPELLVQSSIGRDDYHALGARLRGTTGSNGYNIAVQGFETQGYRDHSAARRTQLHGKVGFDLGAGGTLDVVASRLDAPNALDPLGLTRAQVSEDPTQATAAAHAFNTRKSVMHQQMGVLHTLALGPGTLRTTTSAGERQVEQVLAVPVAAQANPLSAGGVIALADRFSGMDARWSWQGTLAGRAAEMTLGISVERQRQHRRGFENFDGATLGVRGALRRDERGQVLAVDQYAQAWWHVASKWSILLGARHSTVRFQASDQYVTAANPDDSGRVRYSQTTPVAGLVYAPGENLRLYLSAGRGFETPTFNELGYRADGGAGLALDLRPAVSHNLEVGGKWRHASGARIEAALFRTDTSDEVAVASNVGGRSTYRNVGASRRAGVELMLDVPVSQRWTLQGTYTGLDARFRTAFPICAAAGCQQPGVLVAAGTRIPGVARQQLQASAQWRSGAWWATIEGSAVGEVSVNDQGDERAPGYALANLAAGWRSRLANQRVDTFVRIENLLDRAHIGSVIVNEGNRRYYEPGAGRGIQIGVRWTWDAPPSP, encoded by the coding sequence GTGAAGCCCCGTACCAATGGCGCGAGAAACTCTCGCTGTGCTTTGCTTTGCGGCTTGGTCCCGTCACTCCTTGCGTGTACCGCGACGGCGTCGGGACAAGACAGAGCCGAGCTAGGTGATCAGGCGAAGACGCTGGATGCTGTGGTTGTCACCGCACGCCTGGATCGGGTGCCGGCCTTCGAGGTGCCTGCTTCGATCACCACCGTCGAGATCGAAGGACGGAGCGGATTCAACTTGGGGCTCCCAAAGCAGCTTGGTCGGGTCGCCGGGGTGAGCGCGCGGGACCGCCAGAACTTCGCGCAGGACATGCAGTTGTCGATCCGAGGCTTCGGCGCGCGAGCCACGTTCGGCGTGCGCGGCATTCGCTTGTATGCCGACGGCATCCCCGCGACGATGCCGGACGGGCAGGGCCAGGTGTCGCATTTCAGCTTGCTGGGTGGTGGCAGCATCGAAGTGCTGCGCGGCCCATTCTCGGCGCTGCATGGCAACTCGTCAGGGGGCGTGGTGCAGTGGCGCAGCGCTGAGCCGACCCCGGAGCCGGAGCTGCTGGTCCAATCCAGTATTGGCCGGGATGACTACCATGCGCTTGGCGCGCGCCTGCGGGGCACTACGGGCAGCAACGGCTACAACATCGCGGTGCAGGGCTTCGAGACACAGGGCTACCGTGACCACAGCGCGGCGCGGCGCACCCAACTGCACGGCAAGGTCGGGTTCGACTTGGGTGCCGGCGGTACCCTGGACGTCGTGGCCAGCAGACTGGATGCCCCTAATGCGCTCGACCCGTTGGGCCTGACCCGCGCGCAGGTCAGCGAGGACCCGACGCAGGCGACCGCTGCCGCCCACGCGTTCAACACCCGCAAATCGGTGATGCACCAGCAAATGGGGGTGCTGCATACGCTGGCACTAGGTCCCGGGACGCTGCGCACGACGACATCGGCAGGCGAACGCCAAGTGGAGCAGGTGCTGGCGGTCCCGGTCGCCGCCCAAGCGAACCCGCTGAGTGCGGGCGGCGTGATTGCGCTGGCCGACCGCTTCTCCGGGATGGACGCGCGCTGGTCTTGGCAGGGCACCTTGGCCGGCAGAGCTGCCGAAATGACCCTTGGCATTAGCGTCGAGCGGCAGCGGCAACATCGACGCGGGTTTGAGAATTTCGATGGCGCTACCCTCGGCGTGCGGGGTGCGCTGCGCCGCGATGAACGTGGCCAGGTACTGGCCGTGGACCAGTACGCCCAGGCCTGGTGGCATGTCGCATCCAAGTGGTCGATCCTGCTGGGCGCTCGCCACAGCACGGTTCGTTTCCAGGCATCCGACCAGTACGTCACCGCTGCCAATCCTGACGACAGCGGGCGCGTTCGCTACTCGCAAACCACGCCGGTAGCCGGGCTGGTCTACGCACCCGGCGAGAACCTGCGTCTTTACCTGTCGGCCGGGCGCGGGTTTGAAACCCCGACCTTCAACGAGCTCGGCTATCGCGCCGATGGCGGGGCCGGCCTGGCCCTCGATCTGCGGCCGGCCGTCAGCCACAACCTCGAAGTGGGTGGCAAGTGGCGGCACGCCAGTGGGGCGCGCATCGAGGCCGCGTTGTTCCGGACCGATACCAGCGACGAAGTGGCGGTCGCAAGCAATGTCGGGGGACGCAGCACGTACCGCAACGTGGGCGCATCACGGCGTGCTGGTGTCGAACTCATGTTGGATGTGCCAGTCTCGCAGCGGTGGACGTTGCAGGGCACGTACACCGGCTTGGACGCACGCTTCCGCACGGCGTTCCCGATCTGCGCGGCAGCGGGTTGCCAACAGCCGGGCGTGCTCGTTGCCGCCGGAACGCGGATTCCCGGGGTTGCACGCCAACAGTTGCAGGCCTCTGCCCAGTGGCGGAGCGGGGCATGGTGGGCCACGATCGAGGGAAGCGCCGTGGGCGAGGTCTCGGTCAACGACCAGGGCGATGAACGCGCGCCCGGCTACGCACTCGCCAATCTTGCGGCTGGTTGGCGTAGTCGCCTCGCTAACCAGCGAGTGGATACGTTCGTACGCATTGAAAACCTGCTCGACCGCGCGCACATCGGCTCGGTGATCGTTAACGAGGGGAACCGTCGGTATTACGAGCCCGGCGCCGGCCGCGGGATCCAGATCGGTGTGCGCTGGACTTGGGATGCCCCACCTTCACCGTGA
- the recQ gene encoding DNA helicase RecQ, translating into MSSPALAELRRVFGHDRFRGEQGDIVEQVLAGGDALVLMPTGGGKSLCYQLPALLREGTGIVVSPLIALMQDQVEALRQLGVRAAFLNSSLDSGAAAQVERQLVDGDLDLLYVAPERLLTSRFLSLLERSRIALFAIDEAHCVSQWGHDFRPEYRQLTLLHERWPEVPRIALTATADAPTRREIIERLALEDARQFISSFDRPNIRYTVVAKDDSRRQLLDFLDDHRCDSGIVYCLSRRKVDATADMLAERGLRALPYHAGLDASVRAEHQRRFLREDGIVMVATIAFGMGIDKPDVRFVAHMDLPKSLEGYYQETGRAGRDGDPAEAWLAYGLGDAVLLRRMIGDGDASEERKRLEHAKLDALIGYCESTACRRQALLTYFGEAHAGACGHCDNCQQPPATWDATEAARKALSCAYRTEQRFGAAHLIDVLRGADTAKVRQFGHQSLSTYGIGGDLDAKQWRGVFRQLVSAGLLEPDIEGHGALRLTAEATPLLRGERRLQLRAEAPKRESRRNQAKSSARIAPPAVELPADASARFIALRTWRAEAARVQNVPAYVIFHDATLRSIAIESPGDLDALAGIGGVGASKLERYGREVIAALEAAS; encoded by the coding sequence ATGTCATCCCCTGCCCTTGCCGAACTCCGCCGCGTCTTCGGCCACGACCGCTTCCGCGGCGAACAGGGCGACATCGTCGAACAGGTGCTCGCCGGTGGTGATGCCCTGGTGCTGATGCCCACCGGCGGCGGCAAGTCGCTGTGCTACCAGTTGCCCGCGCTACTGCGCGAGGGCACGGGGATTGTGGTGTCGCCGCTGATCGCGCTGATGCAGGACCAGGTCGAAGCGCTGCGCCAGCTCGGCGTGCGTGCCGCGTTCCTCAATTCCAGTCTCGATTCGGGCGCTGCCGCGCAGGTTGAACGGCAATTGGTCGACGGCGACCTGGACCTGCTGTACGTCGCACCCGAGCGCTTGCTGACATCGCGCTTCCTGTCGCTGCTGGAACGCAGCCGGATCGCCCTGTTCGCCATCGACGAGGCGCATTGCGTCTCGCAATGGGGCCACGATTTCCGCCCCGAATATCGCCAACTGACCCTGCTCCACGAACGCTGGCCGGAGGTGCCGCGGATCGCGCTGACCGCCACCGCGGATGCGCCGACGCGACGCGAGATCATCGAGCGCCTCGCACTGGAAGACGCACGCCAGTTCATCAGTTCGTTCGATCGCCCGAACATCCGCTACACCGTGGTGGCCAAGGACGACAGCCGTCGCCAGCTGCTCGATTTCCTCGACGACCATCGCTGCGACAGCGGCATCGTCTATTGCCTGTCGCGGCGCAAGGTCGATGCCACCGCCGACATGCTGGCCGAACGCGGCCTGCGCGCCTTGCCGTACCACGCCGGCCTGGACGCGAGCGTCCGCGCCGAACACCAGCGCCGCTTCCTGCGCGAGGACGGCATCGTGATGGTGGCGACGATCGCGTTCGGCATGGGTATCGACAAACCCGACGTGCGTTTCGTCGCGCACATGGATTTGCCGAAATCCCTGGAAGGCTATTACCAGGAAACCGGCCGCGCCGGCCGCGATGGCGACCCCGCCGAAGCATGGCTGGCCTACGGCCTGGGCGATGCGGTGCTGTTGCGGCGGATGATCGGCGATGGCGATGCCAGCGAGGAACGCAAGCGGCTGGAGCACGCGAAGCTCGACGCGCTGATCGGCTATTGCGAATCCACCGCGTGTCGCCGGCAAGCCCTGCTCACCTATTTCGGCGAGGCGCATGCGGGTGCCTGCGGGCATTGCGACAACTGCCAGCAGCCGCCGGCAACCTGGGATGCCACCGAGGCCGCGCGCAAGGCGCTGTCCTGCGCGTATCGCACCGAGCAGCGCTTCGGTGCCGCCCACCTGATCGACGTGCTGCGCGGCGCGGACACCGCCAAGGTGCGCCAGTTCGGCCATCAGTCGCTGAGCACCTACGGGATCGGCGGCGACCTCGACGCCAAACAGTGGCGCGGGGTGTTCCGGCAACTGGTATCCGCCGGCCTGCTGGAGCCCGACATCGAAGGCCATGGCGCACTGCGACTCACCGCCGAGGCCACCCCGCTGCTGCGCGGCGAACGCCGCCTGCAACTGCGCGCGGAAGCGCCGAAGCGCGAATCTCGACGTAACCAGGCCAAGAGCTCTGCGCGCATCGCGCCACCCGCGGTCGAACTGCCCGCCGACGCCAGCGCCCGCTTCATCGCCCTGCGCACCTGGCGCGCCGAAGCCGCACGCGTGCAGAACGTCCCCGCCTACGTGATCTTCCACGACGCCACCCTGCGCAGCATCGCCATCGAATCCCCGGGCGACCTCGATGCATTGGCCGGCATCGGTGGCGTGGGGGCCAGCAAGCTGGAGCGCTATGGGCGCGAGGTGATCGCGGCGCTGGAAGCGGCAAGTTGA
- a CDS encoding serine hydrolase domain-containing protein — MRPIRTLLTGILSVALLGPALAQAPAPVAPATPIPVAAPATPVPPADKLNAADLEAWLDGLVPYVLEQADVAGSVVVVVKDGQVLLEKGYGYADLAAKTPVDPQGTLFRPGSVSKLFTWTAVMQLVEQGKLDLDKDVNTYIDFKIPDYQGKPVTLRNIMTHTTGMEEQIRWLIATDPNAVAPLDAALKHWVPERIFAPGGTPAYSNYATAVAGYIVQRVSGEPFDAYIKRHIFDPLGMQHSSFSQPLQPALLAQMSKGYITASDGKPQPYELINMAPAGSLAASGADMGRFMIAHLQKGEYNGARILSEATAVQMHSTAQASVGPLNKMMLGFYETTVNGHRAIAHGGDTMWFHSDLQLFLDDGIGIYVSTNSAGKDGAARNVRASLVTGFADRYLPLTGALPASTVDAATARLHAQQVAGAYMSSRRAQSNFMSILNVAGLVKIVANEDGTISVPMLTKFSGAARKWREVSPYVWRDVDGGDRLAADVVDGQVTRFSVDGLAAIMVFQRQPGWVSLLVPLAVASLLALLLTVLAWPVSALVRRHYGVRYALTGGDARSHRAVRIAALLVLASVLSILWLVVSMMSDLNMMTPDMDGTVIGLRLFALVMLPVGTLVGLWNAKNVLASHRSRWAKLWSIVLAIAFLSLLWIGLRHHLMGFSAFY; from the coding sequence ATGCGCCCCATTCGCACCCTCCTTACCGGCATCCTGTCGGTCGCCCTGCTCGGTCCCGCACTGGCGCAGGCACCCGCACCGGTGGCCCCGGCCACGCCGATCCCGGTGGCGGCACCCGCGACGCCCGTCCCGCCGGCCGACAAGCTCAACGCCGCCGACCTTGAGGCCTGGCTCGATGGCCTGGTGCCCTACGTGCTGGAACAGGCCGACGTGGCCGGCTCGGTGGTGGTGGTGGTGAAGGATGGCCAGGTGCTGCTGGAGAAGGGCTACGGCTACGCCGACCTGGCCGCGAAGACCCCGGTGGATCCGCAGGGCACGTTGTTCCGCCCCGGATCGGTGTCCAAGCTGTTCACCTGGACCGCGGTGATGCAGCTGGTCGAACAGGGCAAGCTGGACCTCGACAAGGACGTCAACACGTACATCGACTTCAAGATCCCGGACTACCAGGGCAAGCCGGTGACCCTGCGCAACATCATGACCCACACCACCGGCATGGAAGAGCAGATCCGCTGGCTGATCGCGACCGACCCGAACGCGGTCGCGCCGCTCGACGCCGCACTCAAGCACTGGGTGCCGGAACGCATCTTCGCGCCCGGCGGCACGCCGGCGTATTCCAACTACGCCACCGCAGTGGCCGGCTACATCGTGCAGCGGGTGTCGGGCGAGCCGTTCGATGCCTACATCAAGCGGCACATCTTCGATCCGCTGGGGATGCAGCATTCGAGCTTCAGCCAGCCGCTGCAGCCGGCGCTGCTGGCGCAGATGTCGAAGGGGTACATCACCGCGTCCGACGGCAAGCCGCAGCCCTACGAGCTGATCAACATGGCGCCTGCGGGCAGCCTGGCCGCGAGTGGCGCGGACATGGGCCGCTTCATGATCGCGCACCTGCAGAAGGGCGAATACAACGGCGCGCGCATCCTCTCCGAGGCGACCGCGGTGCAGATGCACAGCACCGCGCAGGCGTCGGTCGGCCCGCTCAACAAGATGATGCTGGGCTTCTACGAAACCACGGTGAACGGCCATCGCGCGATCGCGCATGGCGGCGACACCATGTGGTTCCACAGCGATCTGCAGCTGTTCCTGGACGATGGCATCGGCATCTACGTGTCGACCAACAGCGCCGGCAAGGACGGCGCGGCGCGCAACGTGCGCGCATCGCTGGTCACCGGGTTCGCCGACCGCTACCTGCCGTTGACGGGCGCGCTGCCCGCGTCCACGGTCGATGCTGCCACCGCCAGGCTGCATGCGCAGCAGGTCGCCGGTGCCTACATGAGCAGCCGGCGGGCGCAGTCCAACTTCATGTCGATCCTCAACGTGGCCGGGTTGGTCAAGATCGTCGCCAACGAGGACGGCACCATCAGCGTGCCGATGCTGACCAAGTTCAGCGGCGCGGCGCGCAAGTGGCGCGAAGTCAGTCCGTACGTGTGGCGCGATGTCGATGGCGGCGATCGTCTTGCCGCCGACGTGGTCGACGGCCAGGTGACCCGCTTCAGCGTGGACGGCCTGGCCGCGATCATGGTGTTCCAGCGGCAGCCGGGCTGGGTGTCGCTGCTGGTGCCGCTGGCGGTCGCGTCGTTGCTCGCGTTGCTGCTCACGGTGCTGGCGTGGCCGGTGTCCGCGCTGGTGCGTCGCCACTACGGCGTGCGCTACGCACTGACGGGCGGCGATGCGCGCAGCCATCGTGCGGTCCGCATCGCCGCGCTGCTGGTGCTGGCGTCGGTGTTGTCGATCCTGTGGCTGGTGGTGTCGATGATGTCCGACCTCAACATGATGACGCCGGACATGGACGGCACCGTCATCGGCCTGCGCCTGTTCGCGCTGGTGATGCTGCCCGTGGGTACGCTGGTCGGCCTGTGGAATGCGAAGAACGTGCTGGCCAGCCATCGCTCCAGGTGGGCCAAGCTGTGGAGCATCGTGCTGGCCATCGCCTTCCTGTCGCTGCTGTGGATCGGCCTGCGCCATCACCTGATGGGCTTCAGCGCCTTCTACTGA
- a CDS encoding dipeptide epimerase, translating into MSSQPRLRLSLRNEPLPLAHPFRISGYVFEAMPATVVTLDDGTHDGRGEAAGVYYLDDVPERMLATLESHREAIEAGLSREDARTLLPAGGARNALDCALWELESRRAGVPVWKLAGLDGVGPLLTTFTVGADEPSAMATAAVAYAQARAIKLKLTGDADLDAARIAAVRAARPEVWLGVDANQGYVPDTLQRLLPALVAQRVSLLEQPCRRGFETDLDGIDHVVPIAADESILDLAELEQRHHHFDVINIKLDKCGGLTEGLMIARRARELGKQVMVGNMCGTSLAAAPAFVLGQCCDVVDLDGPIFLARDRTPSVRYDDGMVSCSDEVWGPAAAA; encoded by the coding sequence ATGTCGTCCCAGCCACGCCTGCGGCTTTCGCTGCGCAACGAGCCGTTGCCGCTCGCCCACCCGTTCCGCATTTCCGGTTACGTGTTCGAGGCGATGCCGGCCACCGTGGTGACGCTGGACGACGGCACCCATGACGGTCGCGGCGAAGCCGCCGGCGTCTATTACCTCGACGACGTGCCGGAGCGCATGCTGGCCACGCTGGAGTCGCATCGCGAGGCGATCGAAGCCGGGCTGTCGCGCGAGGACGCGCGCACGTTGCTGCCGGCGGGTGGCGCGCGCAACGCGCTGGACTGCGCGCTGTGGGAACTGGAATCGCGGCGTGCCGGCGTGCCGGTGTGGAAACTCGCGGGGCTGGACGGCGTGGGTCCGTTGTTGACCACGTTCACTGTCGGTGCCGATGAGCCGTCGGCGATGGCCACTGCTGCCGTCGCGTATGCGCAGGCGCGTGCGATCAAGTTGAAGCTCACCGGCGATGCCGACCTCGATGCTGCGCGCATCGCTGCGGTGCGCGCCGCGCGACCGGAGGTGTGGCTGGGCGTGGATGCCAACCAGGGCTACGTGCCCGACACGCTGCAGCGACTGTTGCCGGCGCTGGTGGCGCAGCGGGTGTCGCTGCTGGAACAGCCCTGCCGACGCGGCTTCGAGACCGATCTCGACGGCATCGACCACGTGGTGCCGATCGCCGCCGACGAAAGCATCCTCGATCTCGCCGAGCTGGAGCAGCGTCACCACCATTTCGACGTGATCAACATCAAGCTGGACAAGTGCGGCGGCCTGACCGAAGGCCTGATGATCGCGCGGCGCGCACGCGAACTCGGCAAGCAGGTGATGGTCGGCAACATGTGCGGCACCAGCCTGGCTGCCGCGCCGGCGTTCGTGCTGGGCCAGTGTTGCGACGTTGTCGACCTGGACGGGCCGATCTTCCTCGCGCGCGACCGCACGCCGTCGGTGCGTTACGACGACGGCATGGTCAGCTGCAGCGACGAGGTCTGGGGTCCGGCGGCAGCCGCATGA
- a CDS encoding DUF819 domain-containing protein, whose amino-acid sequence MTPSPSSTLIPADNAFALLAAFFAIAVIGASLEKTRVGRRVSGVMFVIAIAIALAHFDVIPAAAPAYGLIWTYLVPLAIALFLLRADLFSIVIEGGRTLIAFLFGAVGVVVGAWLGAKLLDLGPFGAQYAAVFSATYVGGSINFAAVAEAIGFRDPTALAAGVAIDNVIGLSYLVMAGAAASWALFTRRFAWRADALVDAVAGADEAQRMPTVIDLALALGLASLACAAGNAIAAALGHSSYAILYITLLMVAIATLGRRWLKSVAGPELVATLFMYLFFALLGAGADIGAMLGAAPALFGYVLIIFATHVLFILVGARLCKLNYAEVIIASTACIGGPPISIAYAVLFGWRKLAVPAVATGVLGYALGNFVGIGVFELLAP is encoded by the coding sequence ATGACCCCGTCGCCCTCCAGCACGCTGATCCCCGCCGACAACGCGTTCGCGCTGCTCGCGGCCTTCTTCGCGATCGCGGTGATCGGCGCATCGCTGGAAAAGACCAGGGTCGGGCGGCGCGTTTCCGGGGTGATGTTCGTCATCGCCATCGCGATCGCGCTGGCGCATTTCGATGTCATCCCGGCCGCGGCGCCCGCCTACGGCCTCATCTGGACCTATCTCGTCCCTCTGGCGATCGCGCTGTTCCTGCTGCGCGCCGACCTCTTCAGCATCGTCATCGAGGGCGGTCGCACGCTGATCGCGTTCTTGTTCGGCGCGGTGGGCGTGGTGGTGGGTGCGTGGCTGGGCGCGAAACTGCTGGACCTGGGCCCGTTCGGCGCACAGTACGCCGCCGTGTTCAGCGCGACCTACGTCGGTGGCTCGATCAACTTCGCCGCGGTAGCCGAAGCCATCGGCTTCCGCGATCCCACGGCGCTGGCGGCGGGCGTGGCGATCGACAACGTGATCGGCCTGTCCTACCTGGTGATGGCCGGTGCCGCGGCATCGTGGGCGCTGTTCACCCGCCGCTTCGCGTGGCGCGCGGATGCCCTGGTCGACGCCGTAGCCGGGGCCGACGAGGCGCAACGCATGCCGACGGTGATCGACCTCGCGCTGGCGCTGGGGCTGGCGTCGCTGGCCTGCGCGGCCGGCAATGCGATCGCCGCCGCGCTGGGGCATTCGAGCTACGCGATCCTCTACATCACGCTGCTGATGGTGGCGATCGCCACGCTGGGGCGCCGTTGGCTGAAGTCGGTCGCGGGGCCGGAGCTGGTGGCCACGCTGTTCATGTACCTGTTCTTCGCGCTGCTCGGCGCGGGCGCGGACATCGGCGCGATGCTCGGCGCGGCGCCGGCGCTGTTCGGCTACGTGTTGATCATCTTCGCCACGCACGTGCTCTTCATCCTGGTGGGTGCACGCCTGTGCAAGCTCAATTACGCCGAGGTCATCATCGCGTCCACCGCCTGCATCGGCGGGCCGCCGATCTCGATCGCCTACGCCGTGCTGTTCGGCTGGCGGAAGCTGGCGGTGCCCGCGGTGGCCACCGGCGTGCTTGGCTATGCCCTGGGGAACTTCGTGGGGATCGGAGTCTTCGAGCTGCTCGCGCCTTGA
- a CDS encoding TonB-dependent receptor: MHASTSNRPAHRTPLSIAIAAVLAFAAVPAFAQEAAADSASNADADAKKTTELQSVVVTANKRPEDVLNVASSISVVGEEQMQSLGAAQLTDYAAYVPGLQVASDGTPGQTRVSLRGIAPLSSGATVGTYIDDSPVGSNGIYQAATIFMLDLLPYDIERVEILRGPQGTLYGAGSMGGLIKYVTKAPDLVESEFRIGGGVSSVADGGTGNNLRFGANVPLLADRLGMRVSYSRNNQPGYVDNSITGEDDINEVSQTSARLALLWQGDAFNLKLTAMRQGIDSDNNGTVSLDPADYSPLDGESDHLVYVDAPFQKDVDYYAATLSWDLGWGDFTSATGYSKIDTRVRQDVTVDYGRFTDLGLGLPFPGASYFDTRLDFTQLTQEFRLASKAGQRFDWLVGAFYSKESGDNRQHIQLTQLDGSALPDPFEAIAGDLATLNLPTRYKELSFFANASYQFSERFKLGGGVRYAKNDQTFSQDVTSGLLLPIGSSPNGSKENVFTWSLAPQFQLSKDTLLYARVATGYQPGGPNVKLPGVPDQVDSSTLANYELGLKSLFADNRVQVELAVFRIDWEDIQVISTFDGASGLVNGGTATSQGIEFSSLFQPTANLRLGFNAAWTDAELTEDFPTLVVPSDPYIVNLLSGLGGDRMPYTPKLSFSATADYFIPLGGNGWEAHIGGGYRWVGDRVNGTTEREVILDGATMTPVQTTVTAPLKLDSYGAFDLYAGVSNDHWSIRAFLKNAGDRRAYSTVAAHENQLTGVTEELVAAPIQPRTFGIEVDYRF; the protein is encoded by the coding sequence ATGCACGCATCCACGTCCAACCGCCCGGCGCATCGCACGCCGCTGTCCATCGCCATCGCCGCTGTGCTGGCCTTCGCGGCCGTGCCTGCGTTCGCGCAGGAGGCCGCCGCGGACAGCGCGTCGAATGCGGACGCCGACGCGAAGAAGACCACCGAGTTGCAGTCGGTGGTGGTGACCGCGAACAAGCGGCCGGAGGATGTGCTCAACGTGGCGTCCTCGATCAGCGTGGTCGGCGAGGAGCAGATGCAGAGTCTGGGCGCTGCGCAACTCACCGATTACGCCGCCTACGTGCCCGGCTTGCAGGTGGCCTCCGACGGCACGCCCGGACAGACCAGGGTCAGCCTGCGCGGCATCGCGCCGCTGTCGTCCGGTGCCACCGTGGGCACCTACATCGACGACAGCCCGGTCGGCTCCAACGGCATCTACCAGGCGGCGACGATCTTCATGCTCGACCTGCTGCCCTACGACATCGAGCGGGTGGAAATCCTGCGTGGCCCGCAGGGCACGCTGTATGGCGCGGGTTCGATGGGCGGCCTGATCAAGTACGTGACCAAGGCCCCCGATCTCGTCGAGAGCGAATTCCGCATCGGTGGCGGTGTGTCCTCGGTGGCGGACGGCGGCACCGGCAACAACCTGCGCTTCGGCGCGAACGTGCCGCTGCTGGCCGACCGCCTGGGCATGCGCGTGAGTTATTCGCGCAACAACCAGCCGGGCTACGTCGACAATTCGATCACCGGCGAAGACGACATCAACGAGGTCAGCCAGACCAGCGCGCGCCTGGCGCTGCTGTGGCAGGGCGATGCGTTCAACCTCAAGCTGACCGCGATGCGCCAGGGCATCGACAGCGACAACAACGGTACGGTGTCGCTGGATCCGGCGGATTACTCGCCGCTCGATGGCGAGTCCGATCATCTGGTGTACGTGGACGCGCCGTTCCAAAAGGATGTCGATTACTACGCGGCCACCCTGAGCTGGGACCTTGGTTGGGGCGATTTCACCTCGGCCACCGGCTACTCGAAGATCGACACCCGCGTGCGTCAGGACGTGACCGTCGACTACGGTCGCTTCACCGACCTCGGCCTGGGTCTGCCGTTTCCGGGTGCCTCGTACTTCGACACCCGTCTCGACTTCACCCAGCTGACCCAGGAATTCCGCCTGGCCTCCAAGGCGGGCCAGCGCTTCGACTGGCTGGTCGGCGCGTTCTACAGCAAGGAAAGCGGCGACAACCGCCAGCACATCCAGTTGACCCAGCTCGACGGCAGCGCACTGCCGGATCCGTTCGAGGCGATCGCCGGCGACCTGGCCACGCTCAACTTGCCGACCCGCTACAAGGAACTGTCGTTCTTCGCCAATGCGTCCTACCAGTTCAGCGAGCGCTTCAAGCTGGGCGGCGGCGTGCGCTATGCGAAGAACGACCAGACCTTCAGCCAGGACGTGACCTCGGGCCTGCTGTTGCCCATCGGCAGCAGCCCCAATGGCTCGAAGGAGAACGTGTTCACCTGGAGCCTGGCTCCGCAATTCCAGCTGTCCAAGGACACCCTGCTGTATGCGCGTGTGGCTACCGGCTACCAGCCGGGCGGACCGAACGTGAAGCTGCCGGGCGTGCCGGACCAGGTCGATTCCTCCACGCTGGCCAACTACGAGTTGGGCCTGAAGTCGCTGTTCGCCGACAACCGCGTGCAGGTCGAGTTGGCGGTGTTCCGGATCGACTGGGAAGACATCCAGGTGATCTCGACCTTCGATGGCGCCAGCGGCCTGGTCAACGGCGGCACCGCCACCAGCCAGGGCATCGAGTTCTCCTCGCTGTTCCAGCCAACCGCGAATCTTCGACTTGGCTTCAATGCGGCCTGGACCGATGCCGAATTGACCGAGGACTTCCCGACCCTCGTTGTTCCCTCGGACCCCTACATCGTCAATCTGCTGAGCGGACTGGGCGGCGACCGCATGCCGTACACGCCGAAGCTCTCTTTCTCGGCGACCGCGGACTATTTCATTCCGCTGGGCGGCAACGGCTGGGAAGCGCATATCGGCGGGGGCTACCGCTGGGTCGGCGACCGCGTCAATGGCACCACCGAGCGCGAAGTCATCCTCGATGGCGCGACCATGACCCCGGTGCAGACCACGGTCACCGCGCCGCTCAAGCTGGACAGCTACGGCGCGTTCGACCTGTATGCCGGTGTGTCCAACGACCACTGGTCGATCCGCGCGTTCCTGAAGAATGCCGGCGATCGTCGCGCCTACAGCACCGTCGCCGCGCACGAAAACCAGTTGACCGGCGTCACCGAGGAACTGGTGGCCGCACCGATCCAGCCGCGCACGTTCGGCATCGAGGTCGACTACCGGTTCTGA